In Nocardioides bizhenqiangii, the DNA window CGACTGCGCACGGAGACCTGGGGGAGGACGGGCGGTCGGGCGCCGCCCTCCGGCGGCTCACCCTCGCTGACGGGCGCCGGGTCGTTGTCAAGCGCTACGACCCAGGCACGGACCTGGTCATGCAGATGATCGGCGACGACCACGGCCGCGAGGTCGAGCTCTACCTCGACGGCGTACTTGACGACCTGCCGCCGACCGTGAGGCATCCGATCCTCAATGCGTGGTACGACGACGAGGGCAACGGGGTCGTCGTGATGCGCGACCTCGGCGACGCGGTGCTGACGTGGGATCGCCTCCTTTGCCCCACCCAGGTCCGGGTGGTCCTCGGGGGTCTCGCCGACCTCCACGATGCGTTCCGCGACCGCACCGCTCCGACACCGACCGCGCTCGGCACGGTTGTCAGCATCTTCGAACCCGACCGGATCCGGCGTTTCGCCGGCAACGGCCTCGTCGACGCCGCGCTGCGCGGGTGGGAGCACTTCGCGGAGGTCGCCCCCGGCGAGGTGGGGCAGCGGGTGCTCGCTCTCGCTCACGACGGCAGCTCCCTTGTCCGCGCGATGGAGACGCGGAGGCAGACCCTGCTGCACGGCGACGTCGCGACCGTGAACCTGGCGTTGGAGTCCCACGGCCTGACGCTCTTCGACTGGGGCGTTGCGACGGTCGGGCCGGCCGAGCTCGACGTCGGCCGGCTCCTGGTCGGCTGTGCCCACGTCTTCGACCTGTCGTTCGACGAGTTCCTCGCCCTCCAGCGCGACGTGGCGGGCGCCGCCCACGACGAGGCCTCGCTGGAGCTCGGGCTGCTGGCCGGTCTCACCTGGCTCGGGTGGAACAAGGCCCTCGACATGGTGGAGCACCCCGACGAGGGCGTACGCGCCCGCGAGCGAGCAGGACTGGACTGGTGGCTGGCGCAGGCCGGCCGAGCCTTCGAGAGAGGACTGGTGTGATGGAAACCGAGGAGATGCACCGCAGGACCGTCGACTGGTGGCGGTCGTGCGTCGAAACCGTCGGCGAGGACGAGTGGGGGGCGCCGACCCCGTGCGCGAGCTGGGACGTGCGGAAGCTGGTCAACCACGTGGCCGGCGAGGACCTGTGGACCGTGCCCCTGCTGGAGGGGAGCACGATCGAGGACGTCGGCGACCGGTTCGACGGAGACGTGCTGGGTGACGATCCCGTGGACTCCGCCCGGTCCGCAGCCGGGTCCGCGGTGACAGCCGTCGCCGACCTGCTGCCGCAGCGCGACACCGTGCACCTGTCGTACGGGGAGGAGCGGGCCGACGAGTACATCTGGCAGCTCGCGGCCGACCACCTGATCCACGGATGGGACCTCGCGGTGGCGACCGGCGGCGACACCCGGCTCGACCCGGAGCTCGTCGCCGCGCTCGACGAGTGGTACTCCTCGCGCGAGGAGATGTATCGCGGCGCCGGGGCGGTCGGCGCGCGGGTCGCTCTCAACGGCGACGCGCAGCACGACCTGCTGGCGCGCTTCGGTCGCGATGAGGACTGGGCGCCAACCGCCTCGTAGACTCGACTCCTATGCCTGAGTCGCTCTTCCCCCTCCTCGAGCCGCATCTGCTGTCGGTGTCCAAGCCGATCCAGTACGTCGGCGGCGAGCTCAATTCCGTGAGCAAGGAATGGGACTCCACCGAGGTCCGCTGGGCGCTGATGTATCCGGACGCCTACGAGGTCGGCCTTCCCAACCAGGGCGTCCAGATCCTCTACGAAGTCCTCAACGAACGGCCCTGGATCCTCGCCGAGCGCACCTACGCGGTGTGGCCGGACATGGAGGCGGTGATGCGGGAGAAGCGGATCCCGCAGTTCACGGTGGACGGCCACCGGCCGGTGGGCGCGTTCGACCTGTTCGGCGTGAGCTTCTCCACCGAGCTCGGCTACACGAACATGCTCAATGCGCTCGATCTCGCCGGCATCCCGATCCACGCGGTCGACCGCACCGACGAGCACCCAGTCGTGATCGCGGGCGGTCACGCAGCGTTCAACCCCGAGCCGATCGCCGACTTCCTCGATGCGGCCGTCCTGGGAGACGGTGAGGAGGTCGTTCTCGCGATCTCGGAGGTCGTCCGCGAGTGGAAGGGCGAGGGCTCGCCGGGCGGGCGGGAGGAGCTGCTCCGTCGGCTCGCCGTGAGCGGTGCCGTCTACGTGCCGCAGTTCTACGACGTGTCGTACGACGCCGACGGGCAGATCGCCGCCGTGCTCCCCAATCGGCCGTGGGCCCCTGAGCGCGTCCGGAAGCACACGCTGATGGACCTCGACTCGTGGCCCTACCCGGCCAACCCGCTGGTGCCGTTGGCGGAGACCGTGCACGAGCGGTTCAGCGTCGAGATCTTCCGCGGCTGCACGCGGGGCTGCCGGTTCTGCCAGGCCGGCATGATCACCCGACCCGTGCGCGAGCGCTCGATCGAGACGATCGGCGCGATGGTGGACAACGGCGTGAAGAAGACCGGCTTCGAGGAGGTCGGCCTGCTGTCCCTGTCGAGCGCCGACCACACCGAGATCGGTGAGGTGGCAAAGGGCCTGGCCGACCGCTACGAGGGGTCCAACGTCTCGCTGTCGCTGCCGTCGACCCGGGTCGACGCGTTCAACATCACCCTGGCCAACGAGTTCTCCCGCAACGGCCGGCGCTCCGGTCTGACCTTCGCGCCCGAGGGCGGCAGCGAGCGGATGCGGAAGGTGATCAACAAGATGGTCACCGAGGAAGACCTGATCCGCACCGTCGCGACGGCGTACTCCCACGGCTGGCGCCAGGTGAAGCTCTACTTCATGTGCGGTCTCCCGACCGAGACCGACGACGACGTGCTGCAGATCGCCGAGCTCGCCAAGAAGGTGATCGCCAAGGGCCGGGAGGTCTCGGGCCGCAACGACATCCGGTGCACCGTGTCGATCGGCGGTTTCGTCCCCAAGCCGCACACGCCGTTCCAGTGGGCGGCACAGCTGGACGTCGAGACGACCGACCGGCGCCTGCGCGAGCTGCGCGAGACGGTGCGGGCCGACAAGCGCTACGGCCGCGCGATCGGCTTCCGCTACCACGACGGCAAGCCCGGCATCATCGAAGGCCTCCTCTCCCGTGGCGACCGCCGGGTCGGCGGGATCATCGAGCAGGTCTGGCGCGACGGCGGGCGCTTCGACGGCTGGAGCGAGCACTTCTCCTACGACCGCTGGGTCGCGGCGGCCGAGACCGCGCTCGACGGCACCGCCGTCGACCTCGACTGGTACACCACCCGTGACCGTGACTACGACGAGGTGCTGCCCTGGGACCACCTCGACTCCGGTCTCGACAAGGACTGGCTGTGGTCGGACTGGGAGGACGCCCTCGCTGTGGCCTCGGGCGAGTCCGACGTCGAGGTCGAGGACTGCCGCTGGACGCCCTGCTACGACTGCGGGGTCTGCCCGGAGATGGGCACCGAGATCCAGATCGGCCCCACCGGCCAGACGCTGCTGCCGCTCTCAGTCGTCTGAGGACGGCTCAGAGACCGGGATCCGGGCTCACGGCAGGAAGCCGCGGATCTGGCCGCCGTCGGCGCGGACCACGAGACAGGCGACCTTGTCGCCGGTGCTCGGCGTCCGGCTCTGGGTGAACGCAAGCAGGAAGTGCGTGTTGCCCCTGAACAGCTGCTTCTGCGCCCGGGAGAAGTTCTGGGTGCAGTGGAGGTCGATCTGGCTGCTGTCGTCGAACTCGTACGCCGCCGCTTCCTGCTCGTCGAGCACCTTGACCTCGAGCACCTGTGCCGCGTGGGACGTGGAGCAACCGACCACCTCGACGTTGCTGATCCCTTCGTCGGTGCTCGGGTCGAAACCGGCGCCGATGAGGCACTGGCCCGCTTGGAGGTCGTTGGCGAAGACGTCCACCACCATCTGCTCCTCCTCGACCGGCGCCTGCTGCTGGTCCGTGTCGTACGACGTGCCGCCGTCGCCCGAGAGCGCGCCGAAGATGCCGCCGATGCCTCCGCCGCACGACGCGAGCAGGATCCCGAATCCGACGACCCATCCGACCCAACGGTGCTTGGTCGGTGTCGTGGTGACGAACGAGACCATCGAGGTGCCGGACGACTGGCCGTACGGGACCTGCGGAGCACCGCTGTACGGGACCTGCGGAGCACCGCTGTACCGGACCTGCGGAGCACCGCCGTAGGGGACGAACGGCTCCGGGGCGGCGTCGGCCGGCTCGTCGTCGGGCGTGGCGTCCGGTTGGTACGGCGTGAAGCCGCCCGCGTCGCCGTACGGATCCTGGCCCTGGCCCACGAACCGCAGCGTAGGGCCCCGGGCGACGCCCAGGGCGGCTTTCGGCTCAGCCGGCCCGGCCCAGCACCTCGGCAGCGGAGACGGCGCCGTGGCGGTCCTCGATCGCGTCCGCCAGCTGGCGGACCTCGTCCTCGCTGACCTCGACCCCGACCTCGTCGACGCCGCGGCGCAGCTCTTCGGCGACGGTGTCTTCGGTCGCGCCGTCCTGCCAGGAGGTCACCCGGTCGACGACGGCCTGGATTGCTTCCATCCTCTCGTCTGTCATGCCGCGGCGGTACCCGATGTCCTGGGTGCAATCCGCCCCTCGGGCTACACCCGCTCGGGCACGCGGTCCGGGACCGAGTCGGCGACACCGACCCTGCGGTGCAAGGCCCGCAGCGGTCGCGGAGCCCACCACGCGGCCTCGCCGAGCAGCCGGATGCCGGCCGGGAGGAGGACCCCCCGGATCAAGGTCGCGTCGATCAGGATCGCCAGACCGGTGCCGAGGCCGAAGAACTGGATGAAGCTGACGTCGCTCACCAGGAAGGCGAAGAAGCTGATCGCGATCAGAGCGGCTGCGGTGCTGACGAT includes these proteins:
- a CDS encoding TIGR03086 family metal-binding protein, which translates into the protein METEEMHRRTVDWWRSCVETVGEDEWGAPTPCASWDVRKLVNHVAGEDLWTVPLLEGSTIEDVGDRFDGDVLGDDPVDSARSAAGSAVTAVADLLPQRDTVHLSYGEERADEYIWQLAADHLIHGWDLAVATGGDTRLDPELVAALDEWYSSREEMYRGAGAVGARVALNGDAQHDLLARFGRDEDWAPTAS
- a CDS encoding TIGR03960 family B12-binding radical SAM protein, whose translation is MPESLFPLLEPHLLSVSKPIQYVGGELNSVSKEWDSTEVRWALMYPDAYEVGLPNQGVQILYEVLNERPWILAERTYAVWPDMEAVMREKRIPQFTVDGHRPVGAFDLFGVSFSTELGYTNMLNALDLAGIPIHAVDRTDEHPVVIAGGHAAFNPEPIADFLDAAVLGDGEEVVLAISEVVREWKGEGSPGGREELLRRLAVSGAVYVPQFYDVSYDADGQIAAVLPNRPWAPERVRKHTLMDLDSWPYPANPLVPLAETVHERFSVEIFRGCTRGCRFCQAGMITRPVRERSIETIGAMVDNGVKKTGFEEVGLLSLSSADHTEIGEVAKGLADRYEGSNVSLSLPSTRVDAFNITLANEFSRNGRRSGLTFAPEGGSERMRKVINKMVTEEDLIRTVATAYSHGWRQVKLYFMCGLPTETDDDVLQIAELAKKVIAKGREVSGRNDIRCTVSIGGFVPKPHTPFQWAAQLDVETTDRRLRELRETVRADKRYGRAIGFRYHDGKPGIIEGLLSRGDRRVGGIIEQVWRDGGRFDGWSEHFSYDRWVAAAETALDGTAVDLDWYTTRDRDYDEVLPWDHLDSGLDKDWLWSDWEDALAVASGESDVEVEDCRWTPCYDCGVCPEMGTEIQIGPTGQTLLPLSVV